One segment of Panicum virgatum strain AP13 chromosome 3K, P.virgatum_v5, whole genome shotgun sequence DNA contains the following:
- the LOC120699560 gene encoding protein RAFTIN 1B-like, translating to MARLLHSATISIFVLLVVGRCSNAVLTEAEVFWRTALPDSPLPDPIVKLLHPETSSVVNKQPKDDDTVAEAYSLTWLMWGLRSPSAPTTKHSNTAAETSLVNKPKDDYTAAEAFSLTWLMWGLRSPSAPPKQPSSPSRPSRAGRDHSADEYLAKGLFFHEDLVQVGKTLTLYFPVAASAPLGLLPRRVADAIPFSASSLPATLARLGIANDSAQAAAMEETLYMCELPQKAGEAAKFCATSLEALVEGSMAALGTRRIRPVTSGLPRSGAPKQPYTVRAVHPVDGASFVSCHDHDYPYTVYMCHNTPSTRAYMVELEGARSGLAVTVAAICHADTSSWNAEHVSFRILGTKPGGAPVCHYLPYGHNLWVNMEANRSSS from the exons ATGGCGCGACTCCTCCACTCTGCCACAATCTCCATCTTTGTTCTGCTTGTG GTTGGCCGGTGTAGCAACGCAGTCCTGACGGAGGCCGAAGTGTTCTGGCGCACCGCCTTACCGGATTCTCCACTCCCGGACCCCATCGTCAAGCTCCTCCATCCTG AGACCAGCAGCGTTGTAAACAAACAACCAAAGGATGATGATACGGTTGCTGAAGCATACTCCCTGACTTGGCTGATGTGGGGGCTTCGCTCTCCCTCTGCACCGACGACCAAGCACTCCAACACTGCAGCAGAAACCAGCCTTGTAAACAAACCAAAGGATGATTATACGGCTGCCGAAGCATTCTCCCTGACATGGTTAATGTGGGGGCTTCGCTCCCCATCCGCACCTCCCAAGCAGCCCTCGTCTCCCAGCCGGCCGTCCCGTGCAGGCCGTGACCACAGCGCCGACGAGTATTTGGCCAAGGGGCTCTTCTTCCACGAGGACCTAGTCCAAGTAGGCAAGACCCTAACTCTCTACTTCCCGGTGGCAGCCAGCGCGCCGCTCGGACTCCTGCCGCGCCGCGTGGCCGACGCCATCCCGTTCTCGGCGTCCTCGCTGCCGGCCACCCTCGCCCGGCTCGGCATCGCCAATGACTCCGCGCAGGCGGCCGCCATGGAGGAGACGCTGTACATGTGTGAGCTGCCACAGAAAGCAGGCGAGGCGGCCAAGTTCTGCGCGACGTCGCTGGAGGCCCTGGTGGAGGGATCCATGGCGGCGCTCGGCACCCGCCGCATCCGGCCGGTGACCTCCGGCCTGCCCCGCTCGGGGGCGCCCAAGCAGCCGTACACCGTCCGGGCCGTGCACCCGGTGGACGGGGCGAGCTTCGTGTCGTGCCACGACCATGACTACCCGTACACCGTCTACATGTGCCACAACACGCCCTCCACGAGGGCGTACATGGTGGAGCTGGAGGGTGCCCGCAGCGGCCTGGCCGTCACGGTCGCCGCTATCTGCCACGCGGACACGTCCAGCTGGAACGCGGAGCATGTCTCCTTCAGGATCCTCGGCACCAAGCCCGGCGGCGCACCGGTCTGCCACTACCTGCCGTATGGGCACAATTTGTGGGTCAACATGGAGGCAAATCGCTCGTCATCCTAA